The sequence GGATGAAATACAAAATCTTGATGAAACCGGAATAGATTGTGGTGGTTCAAGTGGAAACCCATGTGTAAACGGCAAGGCTATAAAAGCCTATCCCTCTGCTGAGGGAGCGGGTAAATATGCTACAGGAGGTAGGGCGGGCGTTGTTTATAAGGTTACAAATTGCAACAATAGTGGATTGGGTTCTTTGAACTATGGAATGACCCAGATTTCAGGCGCAAGAATCATTGTTTTTCAAGTAGGTTGCTTAATAGACAAACTTGAGCAGGAAACGGTAATAACGGACAATAACATATCCTTATATGCCCAAACTGCCCCATCTGATTCTGGGGGAGTAACCTTAGCAAACGGAAATTATTATTGGAGGGGTGACAATTACATATGCACCAATATGCGTTTTGCCTCTGGTGATTTTGGATACAAGGACGCACAGGGCAATATCGTTGATTCTAGCGCTTCCCTTCAGGGCACGGCCGACGCCGTTGGCCTAAGGGATGTGAATAGGGCAATTTTTTCGTTCAACTCCGTTAGGTACGGTGTTGACGAAAACATGAGCGCTTCCCATAGTAACTATATTACCTTTTCACATAATATCATAGCCCTTGCATTGGCTTATGCGAATCATGGTGATGGTAATGGATTGCATTCAATGGCTGGAATCATAGATAAATCGAATTCCCCGGGTTATGTATCACACCTAAAAAACTATGCTCCTCATAATGATAGTAGAAATTTAAGAAGTTCCCAATCCGTTTACGAAATGATAAACGATGTATTTTACGGCTTTAGAGGCCAAAATACATTTGGTTCTGGACAGACTTTTAGTGCCATGTACAACCATTGGCAAAAAAGAACAGGTCAAGATGTTTACAATGGGCAGACTTTTGCCCAACAAAATGACGCTACTTGGGGTTTTGGTGGTGCTGTTTATTTTGAGGGCAATACCAGAAACCATTCGGTAAATGTAATGTTTGATGCCGATTATGATACTGAGGTTGTTGCCTCCCGTGAGCTTGCTTTTAGTAGCGGTCCGATGGTAATTTGGAACTCCACACAAGTTGTTGATTCCGTACTTGCCTATGCTGGCGCCCTTCCAAGGGATGCTATAGATTTAGAGGTAATTGCCGATTATTCTAATGATACTGGACATTTTATAAATTCCCAATCAGAAAAGGGAGGTTTTCATCCCGTTGCACAGGGCACTCCGTGGCCTGATGTGGATAATGACGGAATAGATGATAATTGGGAATCCCTTAATGGTCTCAATGTGGGTCTTGATGATGCTATGGACTATACATTGAGTAATGAATATCCAAACGTCGAATTATGGGTACATGATTTAGACCCTAGATTAAAGGGTACTGTTTCACAACCGCCTGTGGTTGCTTCTTCAAGTCTAATTAAGGCTAACAGGTCAATAATTAATGGTAAAAGGTTAAAGCTTAATAATTATTAAAAAAAAATAAGATATGTGCTGTCAAGAAACAATAGAAGACTTTAAAAAAGTCGAGTGTGTTTTAAAATCTAAATTAAAATCCACTAAAGGAAAGCCTAATAGGGTTCTTTTTTCCGATGCTGAAATAAAATCAAAGATTGTAAATAAACCTTTGGATGACAAGACCTTTTATTATGGTATTTTAAGTGTAGGCAATGGTGGTACTGCTACTTTAGTTCTATATGGTGGTGCCGAATATAATATTGTTGCCAACAATCAAATTATTGAATTGTTCCAACACATAAAAGATGTAACTGGTAGCAACCTCCATTTTAGGGGTTGGTCGTTAACTCTTGAATAAATTTTTTTGTGGTCATCGTTACTTTTAGGGCGTGGTTTTAATACTGCGCCTTTTTTGGCCTTTTACTTCAGAAGGATTACGTTAAATAACTTCTTTTTTTTTGGCCATTTTAGTAATTCCCGTTAATTCTCAAAACATATGGGGCTGACCTGGTTAATTAATAACGTTAAAATTAGTGCAGCTCAATTAAGACCGGTTAGAAAAACAACGTGAAATGAATATTGATATCAGAAATTTAGAAGAAAAATCTACGGTAATTATTTCTAGAATTAAAGAGGACTATAGGTATATAAACACAAATATTGATGCTGCTAAACTTTGTATCAGAAATTTTCCTTCTTTAAAAAAAGAGGTTGAAACATTAAAGGAGGACAATTATTTATTGGATTACAAACTAAAAACTCTTGTTGATGCACTCAAAACTTTAAATATAAATCCAGATTTTGACCAGATGGAAAAAAATTATGCAGAAGCGAAGCGGAGGCATAATAAACACTTTTCCCATTGATTTGCTTGCAAATCACCCAAATCTTACCAGCAGACTTTAATCGACTTTACTGGAGTGATTTTTCCGGGGTCATAATGATCCTGGTAATAAAAATCACGATAGGTCGATTACCTACTTTTTATGCCGATTTATCGGCTAAACTTTGTTCCAAAATAAAGCGCTCTAAGAGCCTTTTTTTTGTTCCTTGTTGTCCAGTAACAAGTTTTCAAGTGATGCGCTCAGCGTTGTGAAAAACCACCAAATTTTGGATTTCAATCTTTGGTTTTGAATCCATGACCTTGAAATTTTGGAACGGTATAACCCCCTCTTAAGTTTTTTTTCTTGAAAACGTGTAGCACGCCACAAGTAACACGTGCTACCGTATACCATATTTTACATGTTTTTCGCTTTATATTACTAATTACCAAGCATTTACAAAAAAACGAATTTTTTCAATTCGGAAAATCAAATGGTAACCTCTAATCACTTGATAATTAAATGTTTAAACCTTAAAATTGGCTAACTAGCGATAAATCAATTAGTTATTCATAACATATTAATAATCAGGTAATTATAATTATCATCTTAATACTCTGGTAATCAATTACTTACAATTTTTATTTTTACTCATTGAAAATCGTAAACATTTTCTTATTAGTTTTGGAGAAATAAACGTTCTCTGAAATACTGAATTTTGCCTATTTGAATGTACTAAAACATTCAAAAATGAATACATATCTAATTACACCTTATCAAAAAAAGCCTTATTTATTAAAAGTTCCAAAGGCAATCACTATGATTGCTTTTGAATCCGCGCTTTACAATAAGCATAAGAATTACTATGATTCACATCTTTTATCTACAATGCCAGAAATGGAGTTGGATGATAAAGGAATCTTTAAAGAGTCAAAGTAATGTTCGATTCTCTAAAGATTAGGGTTACCGGTACTAGAGGCAGAGTGATTAAAGTGCGCATTAAAGAATCTGATTTTTACTTCGTTGAAAATCTTATGGATTCTTTATTATCTAGTCGAATTAAAATCACTATTGATGGAAAATCCATTTTAAATCTATAAAATGGAATGTTTTTCTACAGGCCAATTACTTGTTTTTTATTTCTTCATGATGGCTTTAGGAAGTGGATTAACACTTGCTGTTTTATACATTTTTAAAATGTATCATCATGATTGATTTAAAGGAAGGTGATTTTTTTAGAAAAAAAGGTCAACGAAAATGGCGCTTCATTTCAAAGCTTGTTAAGTTCTCTGAAAATGAATGTAGCCGTTTTAATCATCCTATTGGAACTTTTTTAGTTTGTGCTAGAGATTGTTCAGAAATAATTGTGACACCTTCAGAAGAAGTTGAAATTTTTAACACTTTTAATGTTTTAAGCGGAAACTAATGATTAAAGTTGTTTTTAACGCTTTACCACATTTGGATGATGTGAAAGACCGACATGAGGATATTAGCGACCTTCAAAACGTTTTGTTTGCTCGAATGAATAATTTTATTCAGATGGATGAAGAAGCTAAAGTTCCTAGAGCTTTTATCACTAAAGAAAAATTCGATTTTGCTTTAAGTGAATATTATAAGGGAATAGAGAAAATTTTTACAAAAGGAGAAATATAATGTTATATTTTAATTTTACTAAGGATTTATTAGACCTTTTAAGTGCAAATGACATAGATTTAAACCGAGATGGAAACATCTCTTTTTTTTAATCGCCTATTTGTACTATAATTTATATTATGTAAAATAGAATATGTGAAATGTAGATTCAATGCGGTTTTCTTTCCCTTCTATCGGTTTAAACAAACCATATTCTCCTACAATAAACTAACAGCTATGCTTTCGGTTCTGACTTTAATTTCTCAAAAGACATAAAGAAATTGATCCATATATTTCTAGAAATCCTAAGAATCAATGGTAATGCTATAAACATGATTATAACGATTAAGCCATACGTGGTAATCAAGCTTAAATCAAAAACTAGGTAGGACAACACAAATGCCAAGCTTGCAAAGGCAAGTCCAACAGGATAGCTCACATACATGGCCCCATAGAAAAAAGAAGGTTCTATTTTATACTTTGTGTTACAATGACTGCAGCGTTCTTCCATTTTTAAAGTACTCGACAATTTATACGGATTCTGCTCTGTGTACATGCTTTCATTTTGACAAACAGGACATGTTCCAGTAAGTATACTAT is a genomic window of Flagellimonas sp. CMM7 containing:
- a CDS encoding DUF983 domain-containing protein — its product is MKFLKGTKLYSILTGTCPVCQNESMYTEQNPYKLSSTLKMEERCSHCNTKYKIEPSFFYGAMYVSYPVGLAFASLAFVLSYLVFDLSLITTYGLIVIIMFIALPLILRISRNIWINFFMSFEKLKSEPKA